One window of the Hoplias malabaricus isolate fHopMal1 chromosome Y, fHopMal1.hap1, whole genome shotgun sequence genome contains the following:
- the LOC136678834 gene encoding syntaxin-10-like — MSMEDPFFVVKGEVQKALLRARGLFQRWEELLQEDTPVNRDELDWSTNELRNCLRAIDWDLEDLHETISIVESNPGKFRLGENELQERREFVEKTRTAVQEMKEQLSSPSAVAQAEKKNRQALMGGSTQVRHAGLEPHLVSANSRYIQEQQEQQQLIVQEQDEQLELVSGSIRVLKDMSNRIGDELDEQAVMLGEFSEEMEHTGSRMDSVLKKLEKVSHMTSSKRQWCAIGALVIILIVVLILFLAL, encoded by the exons ATGTCCATGGAAGATCCTTTCTTCGTGGTTAAAGG TGAGGTGCAGAAGGCATTATTGCGAGCTCGGGGACTATTTCAGAGATGGGAGGAGCTTCTGCAAGAGGACACACCTGTTAATCGAGATGAATTAGACTGGAGCACCAATGAGCTGAGAAACTGTCTCAGGGCTATTGACTGGGACCTGGAGGACCTCCATGAAACCATTA GTATCGTGGAATCAAACCCTGGAAAGTTCCGACTTGGGGAGAATGAGCTGCAGGAGCGGCGAGAGTTtgtggagaaaacaagaacagctGTTCAG GAGATGAAAGAGCAGCTGTCCAGTCCCTCAGCTGTAGCTCAggcagaaaaaaagaacagacaG GCTCTGATGGGAGGATCTACTCAGGTGAGACATGCAGGTCTGGAGCCTCACCTGGTTTCAGCCAATTCCCGGTACATCCAGGAACAACAGGAGCAGCAGCAG TTGATTGTACAGGAGCAGGATGAGCAGTTAGAACTTGTATCTGGAAGTATTCGAGTGTTAAAGGACATGTCCAACAGGATTGGAGATGAGCTTGACGAACAGGCTGT CATGTTGGGTGAGTTCAGTGAGGAGATGGAGCATACCGGTTCCAGGATGGACTCAGTTCTAAAGAAGCTGGAGAAAGTCTCACACATGACGAGCA GTAAGCGGCAGTGGTGTGCTATCGGTGCTCTCGTCATCATCCTCATTGTCGTCCTCATTCTGTTCTTGGCATTGTGA